AGTGGTCTATTGTGTACCGAGTAAAACGCTTAGATATGCCTGCATAGGCAGCTGCATGTGCCCTGGTGCTTCCCATACGTAAGCTTGATAAAATAGTTTCTTGAATTTCGGTTGTGAGCTTTGTCGTTCGTCCCATGCTCTTAATATAATCCATACCTGGGACACTTTAGAGCTGCTGGGAGCACAAATGGGGGCACCTGGTATGAGCGCCGAAAAAAACCTCTTAGGATTCCAGAGGCTTAGCTGATGAATAAGGTTACTATGTTCTCAATCGAAGTGAATATACACACTCCTGCTTAATCTGGTTTTTGGTTTTCAGGTGTCGTCAACTGTTGCAGTAGCACCCTTTTAGCGTCTTTGATTTAAGTTAGGGGTCGTTGGGCATACAGCCTGCCCAGCTCTAATTATGCAGGAAAACATCGGTTGCGGCGTAATTTCGGTGTAATCTCCTGCGTGACCATACGAAATGATTGTTCGGTTGGCCCCGAATTGATAGCATAGTGCCGTGAATAGAATTCATCAAATCGTTATGAGGGCCTCTTATTGGCGCACGAACTTGGCCTTAGGGGCGGGGTTCATTTTCATTGTGGGAGGCTTCTTTCTTTACTCGCGCTCGATGTCCTCGGATTTGATCGAAACCATGGCCTTAGAAGAAGCTCGGCACTATTCTAATGTCTTGGTCGAGTTTCGAACACTTTACAGTAAAGAAGTTGTGGAGAAACTTAGAGGGCAAGGAATAGAGGCGCGCCGCGATTTTCATAGCAGTGCGAATGCGATTCCTCTACCAGCCACATTAACTAAGCTTCTCGGGCGCTCTGCTTCTGAAGCAGAACCTGCTCCTTTCAAGCTTTACAGCCCTTATCCTTTTCCTGGTTCAACGGGACACTCTTTGTCGGACGATTCGTATGCGAATGAGGCTTGGGATTTTCTCAATGAGAATCCAGCTTCGTCTTTTTCGCGCGTTGAGTCGATTAACGGTGTTTCTACTTTGCGATATGCGACGGCTGATCGAATGCGTGCGGAATGCGTCCACTGCCATAATAATCATCCAGAGAGCCCTAGAACTGGTTGGCGTGAGGGTGATGTTCGTGGCGTCTTGGAGGTTGCGGTCCCCCTGGCGCCGGGAGTTTCGGTTATGGACTCCCGATTACGCGACATGGTCGTTTTCTCAATTTTTTTCCTCGGACTCGTCGCTTGGAGCTTGGCAGCTACCATTCAGAAATCTCGCAAAAACTATTTAGGTTTACTCGGCGAGCGGGAGTATTCCGATGAGATCACAGCATCGATGACAGACGCCTTAATCGTTGTTGATCCGCGAGGAGCCATTGCTACGGTTAATAAAGCAGCCATGAGCCTATTGGGTTGGGCGGAACATGATCTCGTAGGTAGACCTTTGGGTAGCTTTCTTGGACCGTCGAGTTCGGACATAACGATTTTGAGCGACAGGTTTGAGCAGTTAAGGCTGGAAATGGAGAGCGTTTATTCTACTGATGATGGATATCTGATGAGTGAACTCTCTATGCTTCCGGTCGGAATTACGGGGCAGGTAGCTGGTTCGAGTAACCTCTGGTGCAATAAGACTTTCGGTCGGCTTACTGGCTGGGAGCACGGAACACTCTCTTCAGGAAGATTGGGTGACAACAAGGAGGAGGCTGGTAAGGATGACCAGTTAGGAGAATGGGTCGTTACTGATGCTGAACTGCTGTGTCGTGATGGGTCGAGTATGTCTGTGGGTACGGTTCGATTGCCCATCAATCACTCACCAGGGTGTACCTTTTCTCTATATTTCAATGAACACGACCTACGTGCTTGGCCTATCTTTAGTCACGTTATTTTGTCGACCCTGCGGCGTTTTCGAAATCAGCGTGTAATAGCAGAACAGCTCGAGATTGATATGCTTACCGCTGAAGGCAATACGATACCGGTACTTCTCGGAGGAGCTAAGCTACTTAGTCAGAATCAGGAGCATGGAGGTACTGTTTTGGTCATCAAGGACATGACGACAGTACGTAAAAGTGAACAGGAACGCGAGGAGAGCAAGTTGCAGTTGTTTGCTCAGTCAAGACTTGCATCGCTTGGACAGGTGGCAGCAGGTGTGGCCCATGAAATTAATAACCCACTTACATTTATCAAGGCTTATTTGGCTATTCTAGAGGATGACGCGCAAAAATGGCCAATGAACTCTGAGCGGGGTAGCTCACTGTTGCCCGAAGCTACCCGGCAAGTTGAACGAATTAGAAAGATTGTTCAACATATGCAACGGGTAGGGCGTAAATCTTCCGGTCGCTGGACCCGAGTTTTTATGGAAGATGTGTTGAATAGTTCGCTGGTCCTCTTGCAGGAACGAGTGGATGCCAATGCTATCCAGATTAGGCGTCATATTGTTGAGAATCTTCCTGCAGTTGAGTGCTGTGCTGATTCGTTAGAGCAACTCATGGTCAATCTATTGGTGAATTCTATGGATTCCCTTGAAGAAGTAGCAAGAGAACGAATTATTGATGTCAGTATGTCTTTGAATGACGATGGTAAGTTTATGGTTATTGAATTCTCTGACAATGGCATAGGAATTTCGAAGTCTGACCAAATCCATATGTTTGACCCATTTTTTACGACGAAAGAAGTTGGTAAAGGTACAGGTCTTGGGCTTTCATTAAGCTACGCCATTGCGCGTGACCATCAAGGCGACCTGCAGTGTAAATCAGATATGCCACAAGGGGTTATTATGAGATTTACTCTGCCTGTGAATCGTTCGGTATAGGCTTTGGGCCTAGAACTATTGGTAATGGAATCGGTTGGAATAAACATTAAATAAACATTAAGCAGGAAAAAAATAGACATTAAGCAGGAATGTGTGCATGCTACCTATTTCACGAAATCATTACGAAAAGCGTTTAGCGTGCTAAGCAAACACAAGTTCCTGCTTAGCTAGATTTCTAGTTAGATTTCATAATTAGATTTAATTAGATTTAATTAGATTCAACCAACCCGAGAAGGAACTCCTACATG
This genomic window from Deltaproteobacteria bacterium contains:
- a CDS encoding DUF3365 domain-containing protein, whose product is MNRIHQIVMRASYWRTNLALGAGFIFIVGGFFLYSRSMSSDLIETMALEEARHYSNVLVEFRTLYSKEVVEKLRGQGIEARRDFHSSANAIPLPATLTKLLGRSASEAEPAPFKLYSPYPFPGSTGHSLSDDSYANEAWDFLNENPASSFSRVESINGVSTLRYATADRMRAECVHCHNNHPESPRTGWREGDVRGVLEVAVPLAPGVSVMDSRLRDMVVFSIFFLGLVAWSLAATIQKSRKNYLGLLGEREYSDEITASMTDALIVVDPRGAIATVNKAAMSLLGWAEHDLVGRPLGSFLGPSSSDITILSDRFEQLRLEMESVYSTDDGYLMSELSMLPVGITGQVAGSSNLWCNKTFGRLTGWEHGTLSSGRLGDNKEEAGKDDQLGEWVVTDAELLCRDGSSMSVGTVRLPINHSPGCTFSLYFNEHDLRAWPIFSHVILSTLRRFRNQRVIAEQLEIDMLTAEGNTIPVLLGGAKLLSQNQEHGGTVLVIKDMTTVRKSEQEREESKLQLFAQSRLASLGQVAAGVAHEINNPLTFIKAYLAILEDDAQKWPMNSERGSSLLPEATRQVERIRKIVQHMQRVGRKSSGRWTRVFMEDVLNSSLVLLQERVDANAIQIRRHIVENLPAVECCADSLEQLMVNLLVNSMDSLEEVARERIIDVSMSLNDDGKFMVIEFSDNGIGISKSDQIHMFDPFFTTKEVGKGTGLGLSLSYAIARDHQGDLQCKSDMPQGVIMRFTLPVNRSV